The genomic region GGGTAGCTATAAGGTGCAGCTTCCAGATGGCCGCATGCAGATCGTCAAGTATGTGGCCGACAACAATGGCTATCGGGCGGACGTTACCTACGAGAACGAACCGGCCGGTGCTGGTTCAGGGCCAGCTGTTTCTCCAACCGCTGGTCAGGTAGCTCCAGCTCCTCCGGTTGCGTACGAAACATATTACGAAAGACCTTTGGTtcttcagcaacagcagcagcaacagcagcaacagcaggttCATCAGCACCAACAATACCAGCTTCGTCCTGCCCGGGTTTACTACGCGGCAAACCCCTCAACCCAAATTCCTGCTCCGTTCTATCCGTCGCAATTGCGTGACGTGAAGATCCACAGCTACAATACGGCCCCGCACGCCGGTGCAGTGATTGCTTCGACAACTACGCAGGCAACTCCAGTGTCTGGTGGGGCTTACCTATCTGCATTCCAGGCTCCCGCCAACCTAGCGTATATTGCAACACCATCCCCGAACGGGGCCGGCGCTGGTTCCATCATACTATCGACGGCTTCAGCTCCGCTTGCGGCCTATCGTGACATTCatgtaccaccaccaccgcccgtCCAACCGCTCGGTATCTCTTTCGCTTCCGCCGGCCGCCGGACGACCGTTTTCGCCGACCCAGCGCGTGTTTCGCCGCAAGGTGTAGCACTGCAGCAAGCGATCTATCAGCCGCAAACGCAGCAAAATCTGGATTACGGGTACGTGCAGATACCGAGCGACAATCGGGTGTACAGGCGGGACACGGATCGCAGCACGGAGGTGCTGTCCGGAGTGCAGCATAAACACGACACAGTGAAGAAGAACCAAAGCAGCCAAACGCAACGTCACCtggagcagcagcaaaagtCGATTTAAATCCCAGTtgactttgtttttctgttctgtACAATAAATAGCTAATTACTCCTAATAAATTAAGTTATAATTGGAGTCCACATGggtttctttcactttctcaCTACACTCACTACACAAAATACCTAGAAGAGAAGAGTTAATTATTTtagctttcttttttattgctcAATTGAAATGATTCAAGTTCAACATTATCGTTATCTTTCATCCGGTACTTACT from Anopheles coustani chromosome 3, idAnoCousDA_361_x.2, whole genome shotgun sequence harbors:
- the LOC131259544 gene encoding uncharacterized protein LOC131259544, whose product is MQSRRLAAMVKINWCCYLVVTLGSLGLPCRAVAVESPEPASLLRPRDVNPHPYRNAYEGIAIFDRNLVTNGEKFTQNLLNQGPIQFPRLREPNSVNGLPYPYETLALKERHQKMVRFSGPDGQIVKPVYQALAKHAARVLGKGYAVEDIDSFNEASTNVKKNYVFSYAVKDSASGDDFSHTQQQQTDGAVKGSYKVQLPDGRMQIVKYVADNNGYRADVTYENEPAGAGSGPAVSPTAGQVAPAPPVAYETYYERPLVLQQQQQQQQQQQVHQHQQYQLRPARVYYAANPSTQIPAPFYPSQLRDVKIHSYNTAPHAGAVIASTTTQATPVSGGAYLSAFQAPANLAYIATPSPNGAGAGSIILSTASAPLAAYRDIHVPPPPPVQPLGISFASAGRRTTVFADPARVSPQGVALQQAIYQPQTQQNLDYGYVQIPSDNRVYRRDTDRSTEVLSGVQHKHDTVKKNQSSQTQRHLEQQQKSI